One Humulus lupulus unplaced genomic scaffold, drHumLupu1.1 SCAFFOLD_130, whole genome shotgun sequence genomic window, CAACTACCGTCCTTCTTCCGAACCAACAAAACGGGGCTCGAAAAGGGGCTAGAACTCGGCTGAATGATGCCAGCCTTCAACATATCAGCCACCAATTTTTCTATTTCATCCTTCTGAGTCTGTGCGTAACGGTATGGCCTTACCGAAATAGGACCTGCCCCTTCCTTAAGTGTTATGCGGTGCTCGCGAGTTCTAGATGGCGGTAACCCCGACGGCATAGAAAAAACAGATGCATATCGCTGCAAAACAGCTTGTAACTGCGCTGGAATTGCTTCAGTGGGACTCACTGCCTCCTCCTGCAGATTATTCAACTGAACCCAAAACCCCACTCCTTCGTGTTCCACTGTATAAATCATACCTTTCAGCGAGATGGGGGACTTACAAAGACTCGGGTCTCCATGTAATGTGATCCACGTACCCGCCATTTCGAATCGCATCACCATAGTCTTCCAATTAACCTCCATGTTCCCCAATGTTTCAAGCCATTTGATGCCCAAAATGACGTCTGCTCCACCTAACTCAAGAGGCAAAAAATCTGTGACCACCGTCACCGCACCCAGATCCAGTTCAACATGAGCACAAATCCCCTCTGGTCTGACTTTACCACCGGTACCCAGCAATATTCCATAACACGAAGTTGGGCTGATCGGTATTCTCGCTGCCTCCACCACCGCTGTGGAGATGAAGTTGTGCGTGGCTCCGCTATCAATCAAGACCGTGACTGGGTTCGATGCTATACAGCCGGCCAATTTCAAAGTATGGGCAAATGAGATACCGACTAAGGAGTTCAAGGACAAGGTTGCGAGAGTTTCTTCGGACCCTTCCGTTTGGCTGGCATCCGGAGATGGTGGCGGTGATTCTGTGAGTGACTGGTCTTCCTCATCATCCATGGTTAACAAAACTTGCAAGAGTTTCTGGTCGCACTCGTGGCCACGATGAAATTTCTTGTCGCACTTAAAACACAGTCCCTTCGTCTTCTTCTCTTGATACTCAGCTTCGGAGAGGCGGCGAACGAGGGGTGGCCGACTGAATTTCGAGGGTCCCAACGCTGCGGTGGTCGGAGCTGGGGTCGCCGAGGACGATGGCGCGACATGGGCGGCTCGCTGGAATGACTGAAGCACGTTCGGTCTTGGTGGAAAGATTGGGCTCAAGTTGGGCCGATTATTGGAAGCCCTAGGAGGCTGACCCGTTGCAAGCAGGAGGTGGCCTTCTTCCACCCGTTGGGCTGTATCCATGATATTAGCCAAGCCCACGGGTTGTAGGATGTGCAAAGCCCCACGAATATCTTCTCTAAGCCCTTTTACGAAGCTCCCTTCCAATATATGATCGGGAACGTCTGGAACCCGTGATGCCAGAGCCTCCCAACGAAGACGGTAGTCTCTGACTGTTGAAGTCTGAGACAGTGACATGAACTCCTCCGAAATCGAACCCACCGGAGTAGCTCGGAACCGCTGTAAGAGTAGTGTTCGCAACGTAGCCCATGAAGATATAGGTCGTCTCTGGTTTTCCCACTGAAACCAGGTGAGCGCATCGCCATCTAAGCCCACAATCGCTGCCTCAAGCATCATCGATTCCGACATCCTAGAGAGGAGAAAGTATCGTTCAACCTTGTAAATCCATCCTTCTGGATTTTCTCCAGAAAATATTGGCAGCTCCAACCGTGGTGGTCTGAAATCGTGGCCCTGTTCCGAGGTGAAAGAAAACGGATCGGCTGGGTTCAATGGTGGTTGGTGCGGCGGCGGAGCCGATCCCGGTGTGGACGAGGAAGGTGGCGGAATTGGTGGGGATCCGACTGTCGGAATGGGCGAGGATTCACCATCCAGTGCTCGTTGATGCCGATCGGCACTGGCAGCGGCTGTCTCCGTTGGATTCTTCTTCGATACTTGCAACAGATGGGCCAAATGAGTAACTAAGAAGTCCATCTTCTTTTCCATTTCAGGCAGACGTTGGATCTCTGTTTTCAGGAGGTCAATTTCCTTGGGCAATTGGAGAAAATCCGTTCTGACCTCAGTGAGCCCCCGCTGAAATTCAACTTGTACAGCTTCCAATTTCTCTTCCCAGATCTCCATTGGATTGTCAGCTCTCTTTGGTCCCATAGTAGACCgattggctctgataccaatttgttaGGCTTTTCCTGCAAAATTGGTTAGTTGGCAGCTATGGAAATATCACAGAAccagaaaaaaataaagaatgacAGAGAAATGAGAAAATTCTGTATGTGTGTATTGATTTCTAGGAATTCGAGAGCCTAGACCTCTCCACATTACAATAATCTCCACACCCCACACAAAGGTTCTCAACCTTGGCTAAATACCCCAGCCCCATACAAACTTATCGTATTCCTCACCACAAACTAACTCAGCTCCTCTAACGGATTCTAACCCCCCCACAACTAATTATCCTCTACAGCCCTTTCCTTGCTACGTCCCTTATACCTTCGGCTGTACACAAAAGTTAATGGTGGTCTATCAGACACTTGTGAATAGATCATACAtttcataatatatataaaaaagattaATTGTAAATCTCTCTCATAAAGGCAGCTTCACGACGTTTGGAAGAACTATGAGCATGCTTTGAAGAGCCACAATGTGAGAAAACATAAGAACTTCGGGATGTCGATCAACAGATCCACAGACAAATAAGAAAACATTTTAACAACTTAATTAAAATATCTAGAGAACATAAACCTAGGAAACTACTTCACAAACCCGCTAATATTCACGTGAATTATATTAAGTAATTCAAGTGAAATTGATTCATAATTACAGCACATATTCTATATAACTATTTTTTATTTGTCTTATAAAAGTGATGCTTTCTCCATACAATATCAGTTGTTTTTAAAGGACCACCTACAAGTCAAGTTGCGCGGATGTTAAATAATGGAGACAAAGAAATGTGTTGAAAGACTTGCCAAATATGCAGCATATTTACGtgaacatagaaaaataaacaaataagaacATGTATTTTCAATCATTGACTGTTCTTTGACATTAAGTGAACTATATGTATAAAATCGATTGAAATCGAATGCTACCTTACTAGGGAGTCCGCCAGTTCTTTTCAAGATATCAATGGGCAAGGTTTCAAGAACTCTAACAGGAACAAGTTCCTCGGTGTGCCTGTCCCATCCATCGACGTCagtgaatatatataaaaataacacTTATGCACTGTTCTTATAAGTACTTGATTTTTTTtgctttttattaataaaaaaattacacaaatgaccAAAAATTACAGCCCATAAACGGCCTGCATATACAATAAAATGTCTTACCAAATATAGTCAACAGTGCCCATAAACTTGGAGTGGTAGGAAGTTGCTAGGGGTTCTCCATAATTATCCCTCGTTCTACAACTTCCCTAAAGGGTTTTGCCACAAAGTACAAAAAATACAGGGGTAAggaattacaaaataaaaaagaaaaaaaaatacgtCTTTGGTGACGGTCATGATAAATCTGAATACAATAAAAACTATGAAGCATTAGAATAGATAACAAAGAATAGCTTTTCAGCTTACACAAGCACCAAGATATGCACTGCAAAGATTTAAACGGTGCTCGAGATGTGCAGTCACTTCACAGCCTGTAGCAAGCTTTAATTCTTCTTCACTCCATACATGCAACGACCTTGATAACGACGTCTGTAAGCTGCACCTAACATATATCAAGGCATCACATTCTGTTTAAA contains:
- the LOC133810218 gene encoding carbon catabolite repressor protein 4 homolog 5-like translates to RGDIKLGQVRLLLEKASKLSCEWGCIPVILCGDLNSIPQSPIYQFLASSKLDIRLYDRRKISGQIETNSNCRAFRPPNEKTSRCSLQTSLSRSLHVWSEEELKLATGCEVTAHLEHRLNLCSAYLGACGSCRTRDNYGEPLATSYHSKFMGTVDYIWHTEELVPVRVLETLPIDILKRTGGLPSKKWGSDHLALVCELAFAD